A stretch of the Perca flavescens isolate YP-PL-M2 chromosome 3, PFLA_1.0, whole genome shotgun sequence genome encodes the following:
- the LOC114552996 gene encoding olfactory receptor 11A1-like, giving the protein MINSSYVLYFTLAAYFDIELFKFLYFFLILSLYVFIVCANLLLIVVICINRSLHEPMYLFLCSLFVNELYGSTGLFPFLLVQILSDIHTVSAPFCFLQMFCVYTYGSVEFINLALMSYDRYLAICYPLQYHVHMTSNKVVVLIAVTWSLPFFAVFVTTLLSVSLQLCGNIINSVYCDNYSIIKLACYDTRVNNVYELVAASLIVCVPVSVIFYTYIKILKVCFSGSKQTRKKSVSTCTPHLASLINFSFGVSFEILQSRFDMSSVPNMLRILLSLYFLTCQPIFNPVIYGLNMSKIRIMCQSLFSNSVLGGCCHAHSCGFLSFKPFRLGSTFSLPTVL; this is encoded by the exons ATGATAAACTCttcatatgttttgtattttacacTTGCTGCTTACTTTGACATTGAGTTGTTtaaatttttatatttcttcCTCATTTTGTCTTTGTATGTTTTCATAGTTTGTGCCAATCTTTTACTGATTGTGGTTATCTGTATCAACAGGAGCTTACATGAACCTATGTACCTTTTTCTGTGCAGCCTGTTTGTAAATGAACTGTATGGTAGTACAGGGTTGTTTCCATTCCTTCTGGTTCAGATCCTctctgacattcacactgtttctgctcccttctgtttcctgcagatgttcTGTGTGTATACTTATGGCAGTGTAGAGTTTATTAACTTAGCACTCATGTCTTATGACAGATACCTTGCTATCTGTTATCCTCTGCAATATCACGTACATATGACATCTAATAAGGTCGTTGTGCTTATTGCTGTAACATGGTCTCTtcctttttttgctgtttttgtcacAACATTATTGAGTGTCTCCTTACAGCTGTGTGGGAACATCATTAATAGTGTTTACTGTGACAACTATTCCATCATAAAATTGGCCTGCTATGACACAAGAGTTAATAATGTGTATGAACTCGTTGCTGCTTCTCTAATAGTCTGTGTTCCTGTATCTGTAATCTTTTACACTTACATTAAGATccttaaagtgtgtttttctgGTTCTAAACAGACCAGAAAGAAATCTGTCAGTACCTGCACACCTCACCTCGCTTCTCTGATTAACTTTTCTTTTGGGGTTTcctttgaaatattacagagcaGGTTTGATATGAGCAGTGTACCCAACATGTTACGAATATTGTTGTCATTGTATTTTCTGACGTGCCAACCGATCTTTAACCCTGTAATTTACGGCCTCAACATGTCCAAAATACGCATCATGTGTCAAAGTCTGTTTTCAAATTCTGTGTTGGGAGGTTgct gccacgcccactcCTGTGGCTTCCTGTCTTTTAAGCCTTTCCGCTTGGGCTCCACCTTCAGCCTCCCAACCGTCCTCTAG
- the LOC114552995 gene encoding LOW QUALITY PROTEIN: olfactory receptor 13C4-like (The sequence of the model RefSeq protein was modified relative to this genomic sequence to represent the inferred CDS: substituted 1 base at 1 genomic stop codon): protein MINSSYVSYFTLAAYFDTEMFKYLYFLLILSLYVFIVCANLLLIVVICMNRSLHEPMYLFLCSLFVNELYGSTGLFPFLLVQILSDIHTVSAPFCFLQMFCVYTYGSVEFTNLALMSYDRYLAICYPLQYHVHMTSNKVVVLIAVTWSVPFFAVFVTTSLSVSLQLCGNIINKVYCDNYSIIKLACYETRVNNVYELVGASLTVCVPLSVIFYTYFMILKVCFSGSKQTRQKAVSTCTPHLASLINFFFGLFFEIXQSRFDMSSVPNMLRILLSLYFLTCQPIFNPVIYGLNMSKIRIMCQSLLSNSVLRGSL from the coding sequence ATGATAAACTCTTCATATGTTTCATATTTCACACTTGCTGCTTACTTTGACACTGAgatgtttaaatatttatatttcttgCTTATTTTGTCGTTGTATGTTTTCATAGTTTGTGCAAATCTTTTGCTGATTGTGGTTATCTGTATGAACAGAAGCTTACATGAACCTATGTACCTTTTTCTGTGCAGCCTGTTTGTAAATGAACTGTATGGTAGTACAGGGTTGTTTCCATTCCTTCTGGTTCAGATCCTctctgacattcacactgtttctgctcccttctgtttcctgcagatgttcTGTGTGTATACTTATGGCAGTGTAGAGTTTACTAACTTAGCCCTCATGTCTTATGACAGATATCTTGCTATCTGTTATCCTCTGCAATATCATGTGCATATGACATCTAATAAGGTTGTTGTGCTTATTGCTGTGACATGGTCTGTtcctttttttgctgtttttgtcacTACATCATTGAGTGTCTCCTTACAGCTGTGTGGGAACATCATTAATAAAGTTTACTGTGACAACTATTCAATCATAAAATTGGCTTGCTATGAAACCAGAGTAAATAATGTCTATGAACTCGTTGGTGCTTCTCTAACAGTCTGTGTTCCTTTATCTGTAATATTTTACACTTACTTTATGATtcttaaagtgtgtttttcagGTTCTAAACAGACCAGACAGAAAGCTGTCAGTACCTGCACACCTCACCTCGCTTCTCTGATCAACTTTTTTTTCGGGCTTTTCTTCGAAATATAACAAAGTAGGTTTGATATGAGCAGTGTACCCAACATGTTACGAATATTGTTGTCATTGTATTTTCTGACGTGCCAACCGATCTTTAACCCTGTAATTTACGGCCTCAACATGTCCAAAATACGCATCATGTGTCAAAGTCTGCTTTCAAATTCTGTGTTGAGGGGATCCctgtaa